A genomic window from Anticarsia gemmatalis isolate Benzon Research Colony breed Stoneville strain chromosome 24, ilAntGemm2 primary, whole genome shotgun sequence includes:
- the LOC142983537 gene encoding putative odorant receptor 65b has protein sequence MAVSVLARFYTFGDGFFDFNLKYLFIVGLWPEEDLNETQRFFYKGYETTLHVFTVLLFIITGIGLYENRDDLTAFLTNLDKTLVAYNFFFKTVPFVYKRDKLKELIEEIKNSGDVVTEERKQLMYKGTITITGISVVLISVFSLVAIFEGEMSIEAWMPFDPLEDRMKLILSAQILAALFLPGLFRAFAMQGLVCCLIIYLCDQLVDVQKKMRNIKYTEDGAVEVRKKFREAIKKHVRLMRYAQEMEQIFKEYFLVQHLAITVELCLNAIMVTVVSDITLLVSFLVYLGLALLNAYIYSYLGNELIIQSQGIAMAGYEAPWTSWPLDMQKDLLILIRAAQRPLALSAGGMELMSIQTFSKALYNGYSIFAVLNDMVD, from the exons ATGGCGGTCTCCGTATTAGCCCGTTTTTATACCTTCGGCGATGGCTTCTTTGATTTTAATCTCAAATATCTGTTTATTGTCGGGCTTTGGCCAGAAGAAGACCTTAACGAAacccaaagatttttttacaaaggttACGAAACCACTCTCCATGTATTTACCGTTTTATTGTTCATAATAACAGGTATCGGACTTTATGAGAACAGAGACGACCTGACAGCCTTTCTAACAAATCTGGACAAAACTCTGGTAGCCtacaattttttctttaaaacggTACCATTTGTTTACAAAAGAGACAAATTGAAAGAACTCATAGAAGAGATCAAAAATTCTGGTGACGTAGTGACCGAAGAAAGAAAGCAACTTATGTATAAAGGTACAATTACGATAACAGGGATCTCAGTAGTACTGATCAGTGTATTCAGTCTGGTGGCAATCTTTGAAGGAGAGATGTCAATAGAAGCATGGATGCCTTTTGATCCTTTAGAAGACCGAATGAAATTGATACTTTCGGCCCAAATTCTTGCAGCACTTTTCCTTCCTGGGTTATTCAGGGCTTTCGCTATGCAAGGCCTTGTGTGCTGCTTGAtcatttatttgtgtgatcagCTGGTAGATGTACAGAAGAAGATGAGGAATATAAAGTATACTGAAGATGGTGCGGTTGAAGTGAGGAAGAAATTCAGAGAGGCGATCAAGAAACACGTTCGGTTGATGAG ATACGCCCAAGAgatggaacaaatatttaaagaatattttcttgtaCAGCACTTGGCGATTACTGTGGAATTGTGTCTTAATGCTATCATGGTGACTGTG GTTTCCGATATAACACTTCTAGTAAGTTTTTTGGTGTACCTAGGACTTGCACTACTGAATGCTTATATTTATTCCTATCTAGGAAATGAGTTGATTATACAA AGTCAAGGTATAGCCATGGCAGGTTACGAAGCACCATGGACCTCCTGGCCTCTAGACATGCAGAAAGACCTGCTGATCCTCATCAGAGCTGCTCAAAGACCCTTAGCTCTGAGCGCCGGTGGAATGGAACTCATGTCTATTCAGACTTTCAGTAAG GCGCTGTACAACGGATATTCAATATTCGCCGTGCTCAACGACATGGTCGATTAG